The following proteins are encoded in a genomic region of Candidatus Paceibacterota bacterium:
- the aspS gene encoding aspartate--tRNA ligase has protein sequence MERIWIKDIKHEEGEQVSLSGWVATRRDHGNIIFIDLKDKSGLIQVVFSKTDGEVYDIANQLRPAWVINLEGVVHMRPEKNRNNKIITGDIEIGAQKITLYSKADVLPLDIEGDGYDINENLRLKYRYLDLRRERLQNNLKTRHNFMLFVRNYLSAQGFTEIETPNLTRSTPEGARDYLVPARISPGNFYALPQSPQQYKQLLMVAQIERYFQFARCFRDEDARGDRQPEFTQLDIETSFWSSDQILNLVEAMIVEYVKIYLPEKHILQTPFPRIEYKDALEKYHSDKPDIRKNKEDNNELAFAFIVNFPMFEWKESEKRWDAVHHPFTRPQFLEGETVPELIKRMTERPGSIMADQYDLALNGFEAGGGSLRTYQPELLEKVFEIMGNSPASIEEKFGHLLEAFKYGVPPHGGIALGVDRLITLFQGEPNIRETIAFPKNGEGFDPLMNSPASVDKAQIKELGIEINILKK, from the coding sequence ATGGAAAGAATTTGGATCAAAGATATAAAACATGAAGAGGGTGAGCAGGTCTCTCTTTCTGGATGGGTGGCTACACGTCGCGACCATGGCAACATCATTTTTATAGACTTGAAAGATAAAAGCGGTCTTATTCAAGTTGTTTTTTCTAAAACTGATGGCGAAGTGTATGATATAGCCAATCAATTGCGTCCAGCTTGGGTTATTAATTTAGAAGGGGTTGTCCATATGCGACCCGAGAAAAATCGCAACAACAAAATTATAACAGGCGACATAGAAATAGGAGCGCAAAAAATTACCCTCTATTCAAAGGCAGATGTTTTGCCTCTTGACATAGAAGGGGATGGTTACGATATCAACGAAAATTTAAGGCTTAAATACCGCTATTTGGACTTGAGAAGAGAACGCTTGCAGAACAATCTTAAGACCCGTCATAACTTTATGCTTTTTGTGCGGAATTATTTGAGCGCCCAAGGCTTTACCGAAATAGAAACTCCCAATCTTACTCGTTCCACCCCGGAAGGAGCTCGCGATTATTTGGTGCCCGCTCGCATTTCTCCTGGTAATTTTTATGCTTTGCCACAATCGCCTCAACAATATAAACAATTGTTGATGGTAGCTCAAATTGAGAGGTATTTTCAATTTGCCCGTTGTTTTAGAGACGAGGATGCTCGAGGCGATAGGCAGCCGGAATTTACTCAACTCGATATCGAAACTAGCTTTTGGAGTAGCGATCAAATTCTTAATTTAGTAGAGGCAATGATAGTAGAGTATGTTAAAATTTACTTGCCGGAAAAGCATATATTACAGACACCTTTTCCCAGAATAGAATACAAAGACGCTCTCGAAAAATATCATAGCGATAAACCTGATATTCGTAAAAATAAAGAAGACAATAATGAATTGGCCTTTGCCTTTATTGTTAATTTTCCTATGTTTGAATGGAAAGAAAGTGAAAAGCGTTGGGATGCCGTGCATCATCCTTTCACTCGCCCTCAATTCTTGGAAGGGGAAACCGTCCCTGAGCTTATAAAGCGCATGACAGAACGCCCTGGAAGCATTATGGCTGATCAGTATGATTTGGCTCTGAATGGTTTTGAGGCTGGCGGTGGCTCGCTAAGAACTTATCAGCCAGAACTATTAGAAAAAGTCTTTGAAATTATGGGTAATAGTCCGGCTTCCATCGAAGAAAAATTTGGGCACCTATTAGAAGCTTTCAAATACGGAGTGCCACCCCACGGGGGAATTGCCTTAGGGGTAGATAGGCTGATAACCCTTTTTCAGGGCGAACCCAATATCAGAGAAACTATTGCCTTTCCCAAAAATGGAGAAGGCTTTGACCCCCTTATGAATTCCCCGGCTAGCGTTGATAAGGCGCAAATTAAAGAATTAGGTATAGAAATTAACATTCTTAAAAAATAG
- a CDS encoding KamA family radical SAM protein: MLAFKVNPYIEKIALTSKAFKKEFYPSNREEKDNSTDPLEEDKNMPVYGLVHKYPNRVLILLTLNCAAYCRFCTRRRSVSAIQKCQLGEKDLRKMAHYIKKHAGINEIILSGGDPLTVPNLLASALKIFGSLPQVKILRIGSRLPISNPAAINSSLLSILRNSPKQPVYMLLNFEHPDELTAETKLALKKLRANNCILLSQTVFLKGINDDVSTLEKLFTALLTLGVKPYYIFHNDEPKGTEHFTVALKKEAQIMDQLRRRVGGLACPVYALDSAKAPYKIPLAYGLAQPEIRH; the protein is encoded by the coding sequence ATGCTTGCTTTCAAGGTAAATCCTTATATAGAAAAAATAGCTCTTACATCCAAAGCGTTTAAAAAAGAATTTTATCCCTCCAACCGCGAAGAGAAGGATAATTCTACCGACCCTTTAGAAGAAGACAAAAATATGCCTGTTTATGGTTTGGTGCATAAATACCCTAATCGAGTATTGATTTTATTGACACTAAATTGCGCAGCTTATTGCCGCTTTTGTACTCGTCGCCGTTCTGTGTCTGCTATTCAAAAATGTCAGCTCGGGGAAAAGGATTTGCGTAAAATGGCTCATTATATAAAAAAACATGCCGGTATCAATGAAATTATCTTATCGGGAGGAGACCCCTTAACAGTACCAAACCTATTAGCGTCAGCTTTGAAAATTTTTGGTTCTCTCCCTCAAGTTAAAATACTTAGAATAGGCAGTCGTTTGCCAATTTCTAATCCCGCGGCCATTAATTCTTCCCTTCTCTCTATTCTGAGGAACAGCCCCAAGCAGCCAGTGTATATGCTTTTAAATTTTGAGCACCCTGACGAGTTGACGGCTGAAACTAAATTAGCTCTAAAGAAATTAAGGGCTAACAATTGTATTTTACTTTCGCAAACCGTTTTCTTAAAAGGTATTAATGACGACGTTTCTACATTGGAAAAATTATTTACCGCTTTGCTTACCCTAGGAGTTAAGCCTTACTATATTTTTCATAACGATGAACCGAAGGGTACAGAACATTTTACCGTGGCCCTCAAAAAAGAAGCTCAAATTATGGACCAACTCCGTCGGCGAGTAGGTGGGTTAGCTTGTCCTGTCTATGCACTCGATTCTGCCAAGGCGCCTTATAAAATTCCCTTGGCATATGGACTAGCGCAACCAGAGATTAGGCATTAG
- a CDS encoding nucleoside-diphosphate kinase, with protein MENFTLDQKKERTLVLIKPDGVKRALIGEIIRRIEMRGLKVVGMEMVWARPEQIDEHYPHDEGWIKGMGEKTLASYKDYGLDPIEEMGTDDPLKIGQECRNWLVNFMSSGPIVKIAVEGLHAIEMVRKIVGKTIPASADMGTIRGDFSVDSPTLANKDKRAVRNLIHASGNKEEAEHELSLWFANDSLFDYERSDESTIF; from the coding sequence ATGGAAAATTTCACTTTAGATCAAAAAAAGGAGAGAACATTAGTACTCATAAAACCAGATGGGGTTAAAAGAGCCCTTATTGGCGAAATTATTCGTCGTATAGAAATGAGAGGCCTTAAAGTAGTCGGTATGGAAATGGTGTGGGCTAGGCCTGAACAAATTGACGAGCATTATCCGCATGACGAGGGCTGGATTAAGGGCATGGGAGAAAAAACCCTAGCTTCTTACAAAGATTATGGCTTAGACCCCATAGAGGAAATGGGGACGGATGACCCCTTAAAAATTGGTCAAGAATGCCGTAATTGGTTAGTGAATTTTATGTCTTCTGGGCCTATTGTAAAAATTGCCGTGGAGGGTTTGCATGCCATTGAAATGGTAAGAAAAATAGTGGGGAAGACCATTCCTGCTTCTGCTGATATGGGCACCATTAGAGGGGATTTCTCTGTTGACTCGCCCACACTAGCCAATAAAGACAAAAGGGCAGTTCGCAATTTAATTCATGCCTCTGGGAATAAAGAAGAAGCTGAGCATGAATTGTCTTTATGGTTTGCCAATGATAGCCTGTTCGATTATGAGCGCTCGGATGAAAGCACTATTTTTTAA